From the genome of Gracilinanus agilis isolate LMUSP501 chromosome 2, AgileGrace, whole genome shotgun sequence, one region includes:
- the B2M gene encoding beta-2-microglobulin — protein MSRIFLFALLGHLCFLPYLDAITSPPRVQVYSRYPPDSGKDNFLNCYVSGFHPPQITIEMLKDGKKIEKVEQSDLSFSKDWTFNLLAFTPFDPNSNSEYACKVTHITLKEPKVVKWERDN, from the exons ATGTCGCGCATCTTCCTCTTTGCCCTCTTGGGGCATTTGTGCTTCCTTCCCTACCTAGATGCTATCACAA GTCCTCCCAGGGTACAAGTTTACTCTCGTTACCCACCAGATAGTGGCAAAGACAACTTCCTAAATTGCTATGTGTCCGGATTCCACCCACCCCAGATTACTATTGAGATGTTAAAAGATGGCAAGAAAATTGAGAAAGTAGAGCAGTCTGACCTGTCTTTCAGCAAGGATTGGACCTTCAATCTCCTGGCTTTTACACCATTTGATCCAAATTCTAACAGTGAATATGCCTGTAAAGTGACCCATATAACTCTCAAAGAGCCTAAAGTGGTCAAATGGG